The DNA segment GAGCCTCCTCAGAGGCGATAGTCCCCGACTGATCATCGGGGGAGGAACCGCAAGCCGTGTCCACCCTAAAGCCTCGAGCTTGTAACGTAGATTGCGCTGCGCTCCTCCGCACTCATCCAGTAAGTCCGAACGGTATCCAGAGCTTTGAGCTCGCATCAACAAGGTAGGACGGATGCAGTGACGATCAGCCCTTCACAGGAGGACATGATGGGAGTTGTTGTCGGCATTGATATTGCCAAGCACACATTCGATATCGCCACCTTGCAAGCCAACGGCAAGTACCGCACCAAGGCCAAGCTGGGCAATGACCAGGGCGGCTTCGAAGTTTTGCAGCAGTGGTTGAGCAAGTACGCAGAGCCGCAGGCCTGGGTCGTGATGGAAGCGACAGGTATTTACCACGAGGCCCTTGCCCAATGGCTGTACGAACGGGGTTACAAGGTCTGCGTGCTAAACCCTAGCCAGACGGCGCGTTACGCCAGTAGCCAGTTGCAGCGCGTGAAGACCGACAAGGTCGGTGCCAAGATGATTGCAGAGTACGGCCGCAGGCATCAGGACAAGCTGCGTGCCTGGGAGCCTGAAAAGCCGAAGATTCGCCGCCTCAGAGCACTTACGCACCGCCTGAAAGATCTTCAGGAGCTGGAGCAGATGGAGCAAAACCGTCTGGATGTGACGCATGATGACAAAGCTATTGAATTGATTCAGTCGATGCTCAAGCACATCCGCCAACAGATCCAGGACACGCTGGCGGCGATCGAAAAACACTTCGACGACAACGATGATCTCAAGGGGCAACGGAACCTGCTCAAGAGCATCGATGGCATTGCAGACCGAACCGCGGGACTCTTGCTGGCCGAGCTTGGCGATATCCAGCGCTTTGAGGACAGTCGAGCGGTCACCGCCTTTGCAGGACTGAACCCGAAGTTGCAAGACTCAGGCACGCTCAAGGGCCATGTTCGTATCTCGCGGATGGGCTCTGCCAGGTTGCGCGCAGGACTCTATCTGCCAGCCGTCGTATCCCTGACCTACAACCCAGCTATCCGCGCGCTGGCCGAGCGCATGCGCAGCGCCGGTAAGGCCGGCAAACAGATCGTCTGCGCAGCCATGCGCAAGCTGCTATGCATCGCTTATGGCGTGCTTAAATCAGGCGAGCCGTTTGATCCCAAACTGGCTATTGCGAAGTAAAAAACAAGACGGTATCTACGGCCGAAGCCCATCCTTGAGCGTCGGGGTCCTGTGGGAGCGAATTCATTCGCGATTGAAATCGCTCCACAAGAAGACGCCACCTGCCAGCCTGAATTGACTCAGGTCAGCACTCGCACCTCAGAAATGCCTTACATCTGCGCGTCGTTTTTCCTATCGAGGTTTACATGCGTCGCGACCCCATCGTGCTGTTCGACAACGGCACCCATCAATGCCTGATGTTTGACGATCTGGTCAGCGGCGACGGCGTGCAATCCAACCAGTTTCTGATCACCGACCATGAGCAGTATCTGCTGCTGGACCCGGGCGGCGACCTGACCTACACCCCGCTGTCGCTGGAACTGTCCAAGCACATGCCGGTGCAGGACCTGACCTACATCTTCGCCTCCCACCAGGACCCGGACATAATCGCCTCCCTGGACAAGTGGCTGCTGCATACCCGCGCGCGGGTGATCTGCTCCAAGCTCTGGGCGCGCTTCCTGCCGCACCTGACCGCCAACTACCTGGCCATCAGCCACGGTATCTCCACCTACGACCGCATCATCGCCCTGCCCGACCGCGGTCAGTCCATCAATCTCGGCCGCTGCCAGCTCAAAGCCGTGCCGGCGCACTTCCTCCATTCGGTGGGCAACTTCCAGCTCTATGACCCGGTCAGCCGCATTCTCTTCTCCGGCGACATGGGGGCTTCGCTGGTGGAAGACGCCACGCCGGTGCGCGACTTCGTCAACCATGTGCCGAACATGGAAGGCTTCCATCGCCGCTACATGGCCAGCAACAAGGTGTGCCGACTCTGGGCCGGCATGGTGCGCGGCATGGACGTGGACATGATCGTCCCGCAACACGGCCGCCCCTTCGTTGGCAAGGAAATGATCAACGCCTTCCTCTACTGGATCGAGAACCTGGAATGCGGCCTCGACCTGCTCGGTCCGGACGACTATCGCCTGCCACGCTGAACTGACCTATCGCGCTGAATAACCGCATTAGGCGGCGCGTTCGGCGCTTTTTACCGTCATGATCTCCGTGCTAGGTTGCGCCCGTCGATAACGACAAGAGGCCCACCGATGCCCATCCCCTTTCTTCGCCCGCTTGCCCTGACTCTGGGCTTGACGGCGGGCCTGGCCCAGGCTGAAACCTGGCCCGCTGCCGACTGGCAGCAAGGCCCCGCGCCCAGTGGAAACGCCGTACAGGCCTTCGAATCCTATGCCTTCCCCACACGCGACGACGCCGGCCGCAAGGGTGTGCGCACAGACGCCGTGGTAGTGATCCGCGATGGCGAACTCATCTACGAGCACTACACCGGCCCCACCCGCGCGCAGACCCCGCACCTCACCTGGTCGGTGAGCAAGAGCCTGCTGGCGTCCGTCCTTGGCGTGGCCTACGGCGAAGGCCGCTTCAAACTCGATGACCCCGTGGCGCGCTACTACCCGGATTTTTCCGGCCATCCCGACGTCCGTCTGGACCACTTGCTGCACTGGGCCTCAGGCCTCGCCTGGCAGGAGGACTACGAGTACGCCCCGCTGAAGTCCTCAGTGGTGGCCATGCTCTACACCCGTGGCCGTGGCGACATGGCCGCCTTCGCCGCCGACCATCCGTTGGACGCCGTGCCCGGCAAGCGTTTCCGCTACTCCAGCGGCGACACCAATGTGCTGTCCGCCGCGCTGCGCGGCATGGTCGGCGAGCAGGCCTATGCGGAGTACCCCTGGCGCGCGCTGTTCGAGCCGCTCGGAATCCGCTCGGCGGTATGGGAAACCGACGCCGCCGGCACCTACGTCGGTTCCTCCTACATCTACCTGACCGCCCGCGACCTGGCCCGCGTAGGCCTCTTGATGCAGCGCGGCGGCCGCTGGGGCGAGCGCCAGTTGCTGCCGGCAGACTGGGTAGCGTTCAACCGCAAGCCCTTCGCCGACTACCGGCCAGACCCCGCCGCCTCGCCGGGCGAAGCCGTACCGGGTGGCCACTGGTGGCTCAACGCCCAACTGGCCGGCGCTACGAAGCCGTGGCCAGACGCCCCGGGAGATGCCTTCGCCGCCCTCGGCCATTGGGGCCAGGCGCTCTACGTACTGCCCAGCCAGAAGCTGGTGATCGTGCGCTATGCCGATGACCGCGACGGCAGCTACCACCACAACGACTTCCTCAAACTGGCCCTTTCCGCGTTCGCCCCGGAGGTGCAGCCGTGATCGTCCGTCGCCCCGTCCTCAGTCTGCTAATGCTGGCGCTGATCCTGTTGGCAGCGCTGGTCTGGCAGAACCGCGCCCACCTGGCCGCCTTCCCCGGCATCATCAGCGCCTACACCGCCAAGGAGTACTGCTCCTGCCGCTACGTGATGGGCAACTCCGCCGACTACTGCCAGGGCTATGTGAAGCAGTACGTGCCCACCAGCGGCTTCCTCGACGACGCCGAGCACAAGCGCGTGACCGCCAGCGGCCTCGGCCACAGCAATACGGCGGCCTGGGTCAGCCCTCACCAGGGCTGCCGGTTGATGCCGGAGGCGGACAGCACACTCTGAGGCATTCGCGCCTGGCCTGTTGGGCTTCGTGGACTCAGCCCAACCTACGGACCGCCCCGATGTCCCCGTAGGTTGTGTCTGAGCGGAGCGAAGCTCAACGCAGCCCTCTCCCCGACTCTGCCCCCGGTTCCACTCTGCGGAACCACCTTCGATTGTTCTCCTTTCGCCCTCGCGGTTAGCTGAAAGGCAGCCGCGCAAGTCGGCAGTCGCCCCAACGAGGAGAACAACAACAATGACCCGTTACGCACACATCCAGGCCTGGCTCGACGACGTCGCCGACGAACTCAAGGTGCTTCGCCAGGACATCCACGCTCACCCGGAACTCGGTTTTGAAGAACAGCGCACCGCGGCCCTGGTGGCCCGGCTGCTGGGCGAATGGGGCTATGAGGTACACAGCGGCATCGGCCACACCGGTGTGGTCGGCGTGCTGCGCAACGGCTCCGCCAATCGCACCCTGGGCCTGCGCGCCGACATGGACGCCTTGCCCATCGTCGAAGCCACAGGCCTCACCTACAGCAGCTGCCACACTGGCCGCATGCATGCCTGTGGCCACGACGGCCATACGGCGATGCTGCTGGGTGCGGCGCGCTACCTGGCCGCCACCCGCCCGTTCGACGGTACCCTCAACCTGATCTTCCAGCCAGCCGAGGAAGGCCAGGGCGGCGCCGAAGCCATGCTCGCCGATGGACTGCTGGAGCGTTTCCCCTGCGAGGCGCTGTTCGGCATGCACAACATGCCCGGTCTGGAAGCCGGCCACCTGTGCTTCCGCGCGGGCTCACTGATGGCCTCGCAGGACCTGCTGGAAGTCGTGATCGAAGGCGTCGGCGGCCACGGCTCCATGCCGCACCTGTCCGTCGACCCGCTGGTGGCGGCCTCCAGCACCGTGATGGCGCTGCAGACCGTGGTGGGACGCAACGTCGACCCGCAACAGGCGGCGGTAGTCACAGTCGGTGCCCTGCAGGCTGGCGAGGCCGCCAACGTGATTCCCCAGAGCGCCCTGTTGCGCCTCAGCCTGCGCGCGCTGGATGCGAACGTGCGCGAGCAGGTCCTGGAGCGGGTTCAGGCGATCATCCACAGCCAGGCTGAAAGCTACGGCTGCCGTGCGACTGTCAAACATCGTCCGGCCTACCCCGTGCTGGTCAACAGTTCGGCGGAGACCGCCTTTGCCCGTCGCGTGGGCGAGGAGCTGGCGGGCATTGAGCACGTGCAGGACGCCCCCACCGTGATGGGCAGCGAAGACTTCGCCTGGATGCTCCAGCGCTGCCCCGGCAGCTACCTGTTCATCGGCAATGGCACTGGAGCCGGACGACCAATGGTCCACAACCCCGGATACGACTTCAACGACGACATCCTGGTGCGCGGCGCTGCGTACTGGGCCGCGCTGACGGAAACCTGGTTCCAGGAATCCGCCGCGCCTTCCCAGGCTTCTGCCACTGCCGCCTAGCCCAACACCAGACTCCGGAGATTACCCATGCACGCTTCCCAGAGCGGAACCTCGCGTTCCCGTCAGGTGACCGCTGCCGTCATCGGCAACGCCCTCGAGTGGTACGACTTCATCGTCTATGGCTTCCTGTCGAGCATCATTGCCCGGCTGTTCTTCCCCTCCGAAAGCGAATACACCTCTCTGCTGATGGCCCTGGCCACCTTCGGCGTCGGCTTCTTCATGCGCCCGGTCGGCGGTGTACTGCTCGGTCTCTACGCCGACCGCAAGGGCCGCAAGGCGGCCATGCAACTGATCATCCTGCTGATGACCTTGTCCATCGCCCTGATCGCCTTCGCCCCCGACTACGCCGCCATTGGCCTGGGTGCCCCGCTGCTGATCGTGGTCGCACGCATGCTCCAGGGCTTCGCCACCGGTGGCGAGTACGCCAGCGCCACTGCATACCTGGTGGAGAGCGCGCCAGCCAACCGTCGGGGCCTCTACGGTGCCTGGCAACTGTTCGGCCAGTGCCTGGCGGTGTTCGCCGGCTCTGGCATGGGCGCCCTGGTGACCCACACCCTCTCTCCTGAAGCGCTGGACAGCTGGGGCTGGCGGGTGCCCTTCATCGTCGGTCTTCTGATCGGCCCGGTGGGGATGTGGATGCGCCGCCACATGGAAGAGACCGAAGCCTTCCTCGAAGCCCGCGAGGCCCAGAGCGGAGAGTCCGTGAGCTTCTTCCGGATGCTGCGGGAGAATCGCCGCGCCGTGCTGGTGACATTGGGCAACACCATCTGCGGCACCGTGGCCTTCTATGTGGTGCTGGTGAACATGCCCACCTTCGCCCATAAGCAGCTCGGGCTGCCCCTGGACCAGGTGTTCATGGTGCAGATGGCGGCGGTCGCCCTGATGACCGTTGTGATCCCGCTGGCCGGCGCCCTCTCCGACCATCTCGGGCGCCGCCCGGTGCTCCTGGCGGGCACCCTGGCCTTCCTGCTGCTGGTCTACCCGCTGTTCACCTGGGTTGCCGCCGCCCCCAGCCTGGAACGCCTGCTGTTCATGCAACTGCTGCTGTGCACCGCCATCGGCACCGTCTACGGGCCGGGCCCTACGGCCGGCGCCGAGCAGTTCCCCACCGGGGTCCGCTCCACTGGCCTGGCCCTGTCCAACAACGTTGGCGTGATGCTCTTCGGCGGCTTCGCCCCCTTCATCGTCACCTGGCTGACCAAGACCACCGGCGACCCCGTTTCGCCAGCCTACTACGTGCTGCTGGCCGCCAGCATCGGCCTGGTGTCCGCCTGGTTCCTCCGCGAGGGCGCCCCCGCCGCCCTGGAGCGCCGCCAGCGCCGCGAGGTGATCGCCACTGCTGCCCGGAGCCTGTAAATGACCCGTTTCGAAGTCCCTCGTCCTGCCGCTGGTTCGCTGCAGGAGGAAATCGTCGCGCTGGACGCCCTGCCCTTGTCGGAGGCCATTCGCTCGCGTCAGCTGTCCTGCCGTGAAGTGATGCAGGCCTACCTGGAACAGATCGACCGATTCAATCCACAGGTCAACGCCGTGGTCGCCATGCGGCCGGCTGAGGCGCTGCTGAGCGACGCCGACAAGCGCGACCGCCAGTTGGCCAACGGCCAATGGCTGGGCTGGATGCACGGCATGCCGCAAGCAGTGAAGGACCTCGCCGCCTGTGCCGGCCTGCCCACCAGCATGGGTTCACCGCTGTTTGCCGGGCAGGTCGCCCAGCACGACGCCATCGCCGTCTCGCGGGTGCGGGCGGCCGGCGCGATCTTCATCGGCAAGACCAACGTGCCGGAGTTCGGCCTCGGCTCGCAAAGCTACAACAGCGTGTTCGGCACCACCGGCAATGCCTATGACCCGAGCCTCTGCGCGGGTGGTAGCAGCGGTGGCGCGGCGGCTGCCCTGGCCCTGCGCCTGCTGCCGGTCGCCGATGGCAGCGACATGATGGGCTCGCTACGCAACCCGGCCGCCTTCAATAACGTCTATGGCCTGCGTCCGTCCCTGGGCCGCGTTCCCTTTGGCCCCACGCCGGAACTGTTCGCCCAGCAACTGGCCACGGAGGGCCCCATGGGCCGCAGCGTGGCCGATGTGGCGGCACTGCTGCGCACCCAGGCCGGCCCCCATCGCGCCACGCCGCTGGCGCTGGCCAGCGCGGCCGATCTGATTGGCCCATTGCAGCGCGACTTCGACGGCGCACGCATAGGCTGGCTGGGCGACCTGGGCGGCCACCTGCCCATGGAACACGGCCTGCTGGCCCTCTGCGAAAGCGCCCTGGCGGATTTCCGCGACCTGGGTTGCCAGGTCGAGGACTGCCTGCCGGCGTTCGACATGGAGCGACTCTGGCGCTGCTGGCTGGTGCACCGCCAGTGGCTGGTGGCCGGCAGCCTGGCCGGGGCCCACACCGATCCGGCGCGGCGCGCGCAACTCAAGCCCGAAGCGATCTGGGAAGTGGAAAGCGGCCTTGGCCTCAGCGCTGCGGACGTCTACCAGGCCTCGGTGGATCGCAGCGACTGGCACCGCGCGCTGGAAAAACTCTTCGAGCGTTACGACTTCCTGCTTCTGCCCAGTGCGCAGGTGTTTCCTTTCGATGCAACGCTGCACTGGCCCAAAGCCATAGCCGGCCACGAAATGGACACCTACCACCGCTGGATGGAAGTGGTGATCGGCGCCACCCTGGCCGGCATCCCGGCGATGAGCGTTCCGGTGGGGTTCAACCCCGCCGGCCTGCCCATGGGTCTGCAGATTCTGGGCCCGGCCCAGGCCGACCTGGCGGTGTTGCAACTGGCCCACGCCCACGAACAGCTCACCCAGTGGGTACGCAACTGCCCGCCACCGTTGCTGCAAGAGGCTCGCTAAGCGAATGGCAAGCGCGGCCGGCAAATTCAGGTCCCGATCTTGCAGCGTCATCACAGTGGATACAGCCGAGACGCGGCAGGGGACGGACATGCAGGGCAGAGACGAACATGGCACGGTGAGGTCAGTGGAACGGGCGCTGGCGATCGTCGAACTGCTCGGTGAACACCAGGAGTTGGGGCTGGAGGAACTGCACTACCTCACCGGCCTGCCCAAGGCCACCGTATCGCGCCTGCTGCATACCCTGCTGGAACAGGACTGGATCTACCGTGGCCTGTGCGACCGCCGTTACCGGCTGCGCGCACGGCGACTGTTCGGCGATCCCATCCAGCGCTTCAGCCGGCATCTGGTGGAGCAGGCCGCGCCGCTACTGCGCGAGCTTAGCGAACGCACCGGGCTGGTGGCGGACCTGTCGTTCTTCGATGGCGATGACCTGCACGTGATGGAGAGTTCCATTCCTGAGGTGCTGCGCAAACGCTACCCGGTCAACCGCCTGGTGGTTGGCCTGCAGGCCAGTCTGTTCCACTCGGCCATGGGCAAGGCCTGCCTGGGCGAACTGGACAGCGCCGAGGTCCAGCGCCTGGCCCAGCGCCACCGGCTGAGCGGTGACGACCTGTTGCGCGCCCATGAACAGGCACACAACCTGGGCTTCGGCGAACGCACCGAAGGCTCCTGGGAATATGCGGTGCGCCTGCCCTTCCTGATTCGCGCCGTCGCCCTGCCGATACGCAATCAGGGGCGACTGGTAGGCAGCATCGCCTTGCACTGGCCACGGGATGCCTACAGCGTCGAAAGTGTCCAGCAGCGACATCTCGGCAGCCTGGCCGAAACCATCAGCCAATTGCAGAACAATCTAGGCTGAGTCCACCCACCTAAACCTGGAAGTTACCGCCCTAAACTTCGGCGGCAACTTCCCGCGCGCACGTGGAATACGCATTCCATAGTGTGGAACTCAATTGGATTGCCCTTTATTCACGTGATTCGACAATAGAGCCCGGCCCGAACATCGGCCTTACCGTCAAAACACAAGAATAAAGGTGATGAGATGTACAACGTTCGCTGCAAGTACCTGGCAGGGATTGCCGGATGCTTATTGGCCGGGAGTGCAAGTGCCGATGGTTTTATCGCTGACAGTGTCACCTCGATGCGTTACAGCCAGTTCTACTGGAAGGAAAACAATGGTGATGGCGTCGGCCCCACCCGTGACGAATGGGTTCAGGGTACGCAATTCAGCTTCAACTCCGGCTGGTACCGCGATGTGCTCGGCATGGATTACAGCTATGGCTTGGCCGATGACCTGCGCGTCGGCGACGAGGCCAACAGCATCAGCAACCTCGAAC comes from the Pseudomonas sp. TCU-HL1 genome and includes:
- a CDS encoding IS110 family transposase translates to MSSHQQGRTDAVTISPSQEDMMGVVVGIDIAKHTFDIATLQANGKYRTKAKLGNDQGGFEVLQQWLSKYAEPQAWVVMEATGIYHEALAQWLYERGYKVCVLNPSQTARYASSQLQRVKTDKVGAKMIAEYGRRHQDKLRAWEPEKPKIRRLRALTHRLKDLQELEQMEQNRLDVTHDDKAIELIQSMLKHIRQQIQDTLAAIEKHFDDNDDLKGQRNLLKSIDGIADRTAGLLLAELGDIQRFEDSRAVTAFAGLNPKLQDSGTLKGHVRISRMGSARLRAGLYLPAVVSLTYNPAIRALAERMRSAGKAGKQIVCAAMRKLLCIAYGVLKSGEPFDPKLAIAK
- a CDS encoding MBL fold metallo-hydrolase: MRRDPIVLFDNGTHQCLMFDDLVSGDGVQSNQFLITDHEQYLLLDPGGDLTYTPLSLELSKHMPVQDLTYIFASHQDPDIIASLDKWLLHTRARVICSKLWARFLPHLTANYLAISHGISTYDRIIALPDRGQSINLGRCQLKAVPAHFLHSVGNFQLYDPVSRILFSGDMGASLVEDATPVRDFVNHVPNMEGFHRRYMASNKVCRLWAGMVRGMDVDMIVPQHGRPFVGKEMINAFLYWIENLECGLDLLGPDDYRLPR
- a CDS encoding serine hydrolase domain-containing protein gives rise to the protein MPIPFLRPLALTLGLTAGLAQAETWPAADWQQGPAPSGNAVQAFESYAFPTRDDAGRKGVRTDAVVVIRDGELIYEHYTGPTRAQTPHLTWSVSKSLLASVLGVAYGEGRFKLDDPVARYYPDFSGHPDVRLDHLLHWASGLAWQEDYEYAPLKSSVVAMLYTRGRGDMAAFAADHPLDAVPGKRFRYSSGDTNVLSAALRGMVGEQAYAEYPWRALFEPLGIRSAVWETDAAGTYVGSSYIYLTARDLARVGLLMQRGGRWGERQLLPADWVAFNRKPFADYRPDPAASPGEAVPGGHWWLNAQLAGATKPWPDAPGDAFAALGHWGQALYVLPSQKLVIVRYADDRDGSYHHNDFLKLALSAFAPEVQP
- a CDS encoding amidase, which gives rise to MIVRRPVLSLLMLALILLAALVWQNRAHLAAFPGIISAYTAKEYCSCRYVMGNSADYCQGYVKQYVPTSGFLDDAEHKRVTASGLGHSNTAAWVSPHQGCRLMPEADSTL
- a CDS encoding M20 aminoacylase family protein, coding for MTRYAHIQAWLDDVADELKVLRQDIHAHPELGFEEQRTAALVARLLGEWGYEVHSGIGHTGVVGVLRNGSANRTLGLRADMDALPIVEATGLTYSSCHTGRMHACGHDGHTAMLLGAARYLAATRPFDGTLNLIFQPAEEGQGGAEAMLADGLLERFPCEALFGMHNMPGLEAGHLCFRAGSLMASQDLLEVVIEGVGGHGSMPHLSVDPLVAASSTVMALQTVVGRNVDPQQAAVVTVGALQAGEAANVIPQSALLRLSLRALDANVREQVLERVQAIIHSQAESYGCRATVKHRPAYPVLVNSSAETAFARRVGEELAGIEHVQDAPTVMGSEDFAWMLQRCPGSYLFIGNGTGAGRPMVHNPGYDFNDDILVRGAAYWAALTETWFQESAAPSQASATAA
- a CDS encoding citrate-proton symporter, whose protein sequence is MHASQSGTSRSRQVTAAVIGNALEWYDFIVYGFLSSIIARLFFPSESEYTSLLMALATFGVGFFMRPVGGVLLGLYADRKGRKAAMQLIILLMTLSIALIAFAPDYAAIGLGAPLLIVVARMLQGFATGGEYASATAYLVESAPANRRGLYGAWQLFGQCLAVFAGSGMGALVTHTLSPEALDSWGWRVPFIVGLLIGPVGMWMRRHMEETEAFLEAREAQSGESVSFFRMLRENRRAVLVTLGNTICGTVAFYVVLVNMPTFAHKQLGLPLDQVFMVQMAAVALMTVVIPLAGALSDHLGRRPVLLAGTLAFLLLVYPLFTWVAAAPSLERLLFMQLLLCTAIGTVYGPGPTAGAEQFPTGVRSTGLALSNNVGVMLFGGFAPFIVTWLTKTTGDPVSPAYYVLLAASIGLVSAWFLREGAPAALERRQRREVIATAARSL
- a CDS encoding amidase, with the translated sequence MTRFEVPRPAAGSLQEEIVALDALPLSEAIRSRQLSCREVMQAYLEQIDRFNPQVNAVVAMRPAEALLSDADKRDRQLANGQWLGWMHGMPQAVKDLAACAGLPTSMGSPLFAGQVAQHDAIAVSRVRAAGAIFIGKTNVPEFGLGSQSYNSVFGTTGNAYDPSLCAGGSSGGAAAALALRLLPVADGSDMMGSLRNPAAFNNVYGLRPSLGRVPFGPTPELFAQQLATEGPMGRSVADVAALLRTQAGPHRATPLALASAADLIGPLQRDFDGARIGWLGDLGGHLPMEHGLLALCESALADFRDLGCQVEDCLPAFDMERLWRCWLVHRQWLVAGSLAGAHTDPARRAQLKPEAIWEVESGLGLSAADVYQASVDRSDWHRALEKLFERYDFLLLPSAQVFPFDATLHWPKAIAGHEMDTYHRWMEVVIGATLAGIPAMSVPVGFNPAGLPMGLQILGPAQADLAVLQLAHAHEQLTQWVRNCPPPLLQEAR
- a CDS encoding IclR family transcriptional regulator; amino-acid sequence: MQGRDEHGTVRSVERALAIVELLGEHQELGLEELHYLTGLPKATVSRLLHTLLEQDWIYRGLCDRRYRLRARRLFGDPIQRFSRHLVEQAAPLLRELSERTGLVADLSFFDGDDLHVMESSIPEVLRKRYPVNRLVVGLQASLFHSAMGKACLGELDSAEVQRLAQRHRLSGDDLLRAHEQAHNLGFGERTEGSWEYAVRLPFLIRAVALPIRNQGRLVGSIALHWPRDAYSVESVQQRHLGSLAETISQLQNNLG